The Venturia canescens isolate UGA chromosome 4, ASM1945775v1, whole genome shotgun sequence genomic interval ATTGTACATCAGGGATTATTGTATTGGGTGACTTTGACCCGGACCAGAATCCTTCGTTTCAACTTGCTTGAGATTCGAAGCTCTATTTGTTTAGCGACAGTAGAGCAAATAGTTTTTCGATATTCAGCTGGATAtcattaattgaaaaaaaattgtacaatatTTGAATTGATAGAcgccgaaaaattcaaatcacCCCGAGTATCATTCCATACCTGAGATGACTTCACTTACAAACATGTATTGTAGCAACTTCGGTGActttaaatcataaaaaattagtTTGCTCTCCTCTCTTCAAAAAAATACTCGCTCAATGTTAAATAATCTTGCAAAGATTTTTAAAGTGTATTTTTGCAATGATGAATTGACACACAATTCAACTCTATATGAGAAACGATGttggattttattttattgattatcGAGCTCCATGTTTGGATAACTATACCGACATATCCTTTAACCGAGAATCGATAActcaaaattcttttattgCTTGAATACAAAAGAAGATCTTTCGAATAGCATTCTGTAGTGAAGTGCAATCCTCTGCACAACGTCGGTCACACAGAATCGCTCCCCTGATATTATTGGCTGCCGAGCACTGACCCTCAATCGATAAAGTTTCAAGTTAAACTACATTCTCAAAAgatgtaaagaaaaaatcgagttttttagATTTATCAATGTTTTTAATATCAATAATTAGGATTTTTATAAGAATTTGAGGATACATCACCGAAGAActtaaaaaccgaaaaacaattgaaatcgCTGTCGGGTCTTACAACAAGTCTCGCGTCTTTACCGACTGGACTAAGAGTtgttattgaaacttttttatcatggttgggtaaaatttcaagtttcGTGTTTGCATCAGACTTATAAATGCGCTGAGAACGATTACAGTATCAAATCATACAAAAAgtcatttgtaaaaaaaagttgacgcTCTCGAAATCGGAGAGTCTGAACAGAGTCCGAGGTGACTCTGTTCagataaaaaacaaatcattTCATGTGATTTAATACAATATAATTTCACCATTGGAGTTACGAACAGTTGCTTGAATGGTTTTCTATTACAAATCGATGATACGTTTATCACGTAAGCAGAGTTATCGATAGATGGTAAAGTAGCATCTGGCGACCCTGAATCTTTCCTGCGCCTCTTACCGCTTGAGCATATCTCAAAATTCATCGAGCTTCAAATTACCTTATATGGAATGGAACGTAACAGTTTCCATTATAATCAGAACGAGGGCTTTACGATAGAAGTTTATTCCCAAAAAAATACGGTAGGCCACGAATTTCTTGGGTATTTGATTTCAACTGTGCAGCATCGACATCGTATGTGGCAATAAGTAGAAGTACCTACTTAAAATAGTGATAAATTCGTTGATCATATAGCAACGAAATATGTCCAAGTTAGTTAGGGTActagagagaagagagagagagaaagagaaagagagggagggagtgGACGAGTGTACTTGCAAGCGCAATTATCGAGGTACTCGGCGCGACTACGTGCCTCATCTCCAGAGGATTAATTGACTCGTTCTGGCTGCTGGACACTACCTCATTACGCGCAGCAATGAGATACGATGCACCCACGCGGAGTTTGCTCGGGGTACGGAGTTATATTGCAACAGTACATCCAAGCTCTTGGCTCTCGGCTATGGCATAGCTTCACACTAAAAATCTAACCTGCGCATACGTATCTATATGTGTCAGGCACGAAGTTTACCTCGTTTTCTAAATTTTCTACGGGGATGCATCGTCGTGGCTGTTTCAGGTTCGGAATGAAAGGTGCATGCATTAAAACATACGCTTCATGCAATGTCACGTTTGCTCTGCTGCAGATTGTGCATGGGTGTACATTATTCTATTGTTCATTGTAAGTTGCCGTTCGAGGAAGACCATTTTGTTTAGTCCGTCGGAGATACACTAGAAAAAAAGATGCGTTGATGCGACTATATTTTTGTTGGACCAATAAATTATGggcattttaataaattcgttgagtgaatttaataaattcaaTCACACTTTATTCGTCATTAAACATCATTGAACCCACAATATTTCGTTTCGTTCACGACGATTAATTgaccaaaaaaaatttagaaaatcatttcgagactttttgtaaatatttatctTTTAATTAATCTTCAATACAACGGACTTTGAACAAGCTGAATGAACATTTTATTGCTTAATAGAAAATACGGATTACTACGTGTATCGACTACGTTCGCACTCTCGAtagtatttcgaaaaatagattATTTTCAAGATGCAAAGATGTTCAGCCGTGAATAGCGTAGTCGATGACATAAAGCATCGTTGCTcaatcgtcctcgtcgtcactGAACGAAATTGTTATTCGTTTGTCATCCGTGTCGGAAGTGGACGCAGCTTTATGCTTCTCTGCGTCGATTGAAACGTCGGACACGATTGGAGCACTCTTGTCGGTAAATTCTTCTCGCGTATTGCCTGCTTCGTCAGGCCCGTTAGTCGTTTTATTAACATCTGAGGGTTCAATGATCGATATGATATCATCCTCGTCATCCTCTTTCTGTTGCTGCTCCAAATCCATTTGACGATCGACCGTCTTTAGCTCATGGGTCTTCACCTCGCCATCATCAGCAAGTTTATGTATTATTTCCGATTCATTTATTGTTTGTTTAGACTCAGATGGGAAAATTAACGTGTCACTCGAAGTCTTCGGCATTGAACGGATCttagttttttcaattgtagCGTAATGTCGTTGGTGTTCTACGTTATCGAGATTGAGCCAATCGTTTGCAGCATCTTGCCGTGGCGACTGTGACAGTGGTGATGTATACTCAAGATATTTCTCATCCGCGTCGTTAATGTCGTCCAACAGGATTGTTGAGtcgttgaatttcgaaatactGGAACGACGGCCCAACAGCGATCTTCTCTCGATCTCTGTCTCTTCGATATCATCGACTTCATCCTCATTATCAACGGATTCAGCGCTGTCGCTCAAATTGTCGATAGGCCGCAATCTACTGGTCAAACGATCACGGTGCATACGTCGAATTGCCTGTAATTCGTTGCGTCGTATTATACGTCCGTTCACCACCTGGTCAGAATGTTTATGGATATTAGTATCACGCTCGGAACTACCGGCCTTGGATGATTGCACAGCACGCTGTAGCGGTGATGTGAGCATCGGCGAGAACGAAAcatcatcaaatttattggtATAAGTCTTCGGCACTACTTGTTGAGGAATCGGTTGTGCGACTGACTTAACCTTTATTTTCGGGTATTCCGTTACTCTTGAATTAGAGTTTAGTTGCTCACGTAACGATGCAATCGACGAACCTAACACACTGAccgcaatatttttcataacgaTCGTGTAAATGTTCATTTGAGCGCGACCTTCATGGGTTTGTAGATACAGCAACTCGTCATCTTCGATTTGTACAACAATATTCTCCGGATTCATGTATCCACGCATCTTCGGAAATCTTTCGACTACGAATGAAAGACCAAATTTGACCACGTATTTTGAGATAAGTATGGGGAGTTCTCGCACCGATACGGCGTTGTGTTGATTAACGAGCGCTCGCAGAGTTTGTATGTCAACATTCTCAATATCGATGTTGTTTAGGATCTTGGATCTTTTACAGCTCTGATATAGAGCTGCACGAGTAAAAGCCTCATTCGAATCCATGATGCGACACTCACTCCCTATTTTGTAACGCAAAATCTCTCGTGCTCGAGGCAGTATCGTTGAATCACCGTTACTTTTCAGAACACGATTCTAGTATTTACACAAATCATCATCGTAGCGTTATTTCTTAAAGTAGATTTGCTATTATTCAGTTTGAAAAATACGTATCAGTCAAATGATCGTTGTGAATTTTACGGGGTAATCCTTACGCTAATTAGCGATAATGTAATTCATTCAACCCTACTTCGTTGCACTATTCAATTCTAAAAAGCACACTCCAAGCACTATATTATACACGCCGCCAATATTATTCATCCACAAGTCAAAGATTCATCCAAACTACATATACCATAAGCAAATGTCTTTTTGTTCGTCATGCGGCAAAACGAAGTTCCAGTTTCGTACGACCATACCGAGAAACATTGATGAATTAGCATTTAGCAGTCGAGTCGTTATCTTGTTTTGATATTCACGACAAAGTGAAACTCCAAACGTGCCCGAGCGATTGATTCGACGGACAGACTGAAACAGATTTAGTTAGCTTTTTTCCCGTTATAACTAGATATGTTTTGTATTAGCGATTGTATGTAATCGTGACAAATTCAACGTTGATTGGTGCTCACGGTGACTCCCTGTTGAACTTTACTTCTGAGAAGTAGTTCGTTTCCAAGCGATCTTTATACATCTGATCTTTGGACAAGTCTTTagtagaaaataaatacactGATTCAAAAGAACTTGCCAAGATGAACCAAGTAATGGTCGCTTTTAGGACTAATCCGTTTTGCGCGCGAAGCAACGAGCGAGCCATTTATGATCATTACTTTCCCGAATTATGATATGATGAGGTACCAAAAATCTCAGAACTTTTTGTACACGAGCTCATTGAATTCATACAAATTGCTTAAGGCTTTGGCAACACATATTCCATGTGCGCGGATAGTACTGGTGCTCGGTATAATGATGAGCTTATCCCCGCTACGACAGTGACAGTCTTCTAGTTGAGGGAACTTTTTagtataatcaattttaataGTGCCATTCAGGCACATAATGTTGTTTCTACCATCATCGGGTTGGATTCCCATATCAATGCTCAAACACGTTGATTTCGCGGTTCCAAATTGAGGATCGCCGAGCAAATAGGCAAGCACCCCCTTCTTCGGATCGCATACGTTCAACGGGTGTTCGATATCTATCGCTAGTGAATTGACGCAAGCACCATTTTTCACACGAAACAGGTTCGGACCTTTACATATTTTGTCGCATTGCATGTCGTCAACGCTGTAAACCATTTCCTCATCGCAATCTCGTTTGACAATTTCCTGTTGAGAGCCAGGAAACTCCACATTGTTTTTCTTAGTATTTATACTACTCAAACTTTGTAAGAAAAGCAGGACTCCGAATGCTAAACACAAAATcgtaatgataaaaatttgagcAGCTGTATGCATCCTACCGGTGTTCAAATCACTATATTAACAGACATTTTCTCGAGTGCTATGAATAGAGCTTTACACCGGTTGAAAATATTCCAGGTACTGATTTGTGCGGACAATACAATAGCTATCGTTAATATTCGTGCTACTGTGCATACTTCTCTGAGCTGCTCGGAACTCTTAGTCCAAAACATGAATAATGGtagagcagaaaaaaaatatttgcaacaacaacaatcTTAAAAATGGTTCTCTTCTCGtatgattaaaaataaaaataataataataataaatgaaatcaTTCTGATGAGTCATTTCAAACCAATGTAAAAGAGCTAAATTACCAGAATATTCACCTTTTTAGCTAATTTGTAAAGTTGCTGTTGAACTTCTGCCTCTGCTAGTAATGAAGAATGCATGCGCGGCAAATGGATTTGGCAACCTTCTTCAGCTTTATAAATTTGTTGCGCGAAACGTATACAGTCGATAATACCCTGAGTGTAGAGACGTGTAGCCGTGTCACCAGGATGTCGATCGACGAAGACCAAACCGTCAGGAAGAAAAATGCACGTGCCCAGCTCCAGCGGAATTTCCGTGTCCGTATACGGCTCTTCTGCATCCATCACGAGACCATCTGTATTTGCAAATTTGACAAACATTGCGATTCCTTCCTATTTTACATTCACACTTTGTTTACAGTCCAATTTCTTGTGAACCGAACCAGAAGAGAAATTCGTTCGACCTTGGCGGTAATTATAGTAAGAAGATCGGGATTTGTGTCAAATCACTGCGAAATTAAAGTTTGAGTTGCGATCGACTAGGCTTACAGTGGATTGTTCGTACAGCGTATCGGTGAGGCGAGTAAAGTAGAGCGTATATCGCTGGTCAAGCTTATTCGTTCGTCCGCGTTAGTAGCAGCGTTTGTCCCGAAGAAGTTAGAAACATTATGAACGACGGTAACGCAGCTTCGTCACAACTGCCAATCAAGTTCGATGGTGAGAAACAGCAGCATCGTCTCGAGATGCAATCAAATAAGACGCCACAACAGCAAAACTTCAAGtctggaatgaaaaataatggtgaAAAATGTGAGAACGAGGAGGTCGAAGAAAATGAGCTCGAGGGTGACTATAGCGAGTCTTCGGAAGACCATGAAGACGGACAATGTGACGAAAATATCGTTAGTGGTTGTGGTGGTGTTGGTGCTAGTGGAGAAAACGATTGTTCCGAGATGGAAGTGGGTCGTGGTGTTGGCACGAGTAACAACAGCAGTATACAGGTTGACATGACCAGTAGTAAAGCACCAAAACGTAAAAACGTTTCAAATGTTTGCAACGTCATCATGAATCTTCTAGAGTTCATGCAATTGGTGTTTTACATAACGCTGAAAATGACATTTGATCGAAAAGTCGTTTCAGCCGCAGCGGTCACTGAATTTATCGATGCAATGAACGTGAGCGAATTCGAGCCCAACGCTGCGGTGTCTGTGTTAAGTACGACGCAACCACAACTGCGTGGTAAAGGAGTAAAACAAGTGAAATTGAATGACTCGTCGGCTTCATCGCCATTGAATCGAATCTGTGTACCGACGGTTCTCGAAGAGACACAGTTTTTCGAAACGGTCAATCAACAGGATAGACGCACAGTTTTTCTCACAGTCATATCGTGTTTGTTGCCGGCACTCGAAGACGCTGGTATCGGGCTGGGTTTTCAGcgtgaatatttaaaatattttctggcTACACATCGCCGTTTCGTTACACCAAATGACTTCAGTAACACGAACGCACTGAAGAAACCCAACAGAAAGCAGAAACAAACTCACTTGCCGAACGGGGCAATTTTACTCGAGTATGTCAAACAGCCTGATCTATTTGCTAGTAATCTGAGCCGATGCGATCAATCGGATGTCGAGGcattgaaatttatcgttGAAAAACGTATCGAAATATCCAGAgccatttttcattcgtggTTTAGAAAACGTTTTGCAGATGCCAAATATGTGAACGATGAAACTGATGAAAAGCGTGAGGGTTATATATGCATACCTGTAACGAATCTTAAGCGAACTGCGGTGCTTATCACCAACACGGTTATGCTGATGCACGACGGCACACAATTTTCGTTGCCGCATGCAAGTTTTGAACGTGACATCACAGCACGAATGATTGCGACTGCAGGTCTCTTACGTGGCGAATACATGATTTTGGACGTactcatttcgaacaaaatcaaagTCATAGATTTGATGGAATCGACTAAAAGTGACTGCGTTATACCTCAAGAATATGTGGCGCGAATGAAGCT includes:
- the LOC122410067 gene encoding uncharacterized LOC122410067 → MDSNEAFTRAALYQSCKRSKILNNIDIENVDIQTLRALVNQHNAVSVRELPILISKYVVKFGLSFVVERFPKMRGYMNPENIVVQIEDDELLYLQTHEGRAQMNIYTIVMKNIAVSVLGSSIASLREQLNSNSRVTEYPKIKVKSVAQPIPQQVVPKTYTNKFDDVSFSPMLTSPLQRAVQSSKAGSSERDTNIHKHSDQVVNGRIIRRNELQAIRRMHRDRLTSRLRPIDNLSDSAESVDNEDEVDDIEETEIERRSLLGRRSSISKFNDSTILLDDINDADEKYLEYTSPLSQSPRQDAANDWLNLDNVEHQRHYATIEKTKIRSMPKTSSDTLIFPSESKQTINESEIIHKLADDGEVKTHELKTVDRQMDLEQQQKEDDEDDIISIIEPSDVNKTTNGPDEAGNTREEFTDKSAPIVSDVSIDAEKHKAASTSDTDDKRITISFSDDEDD
- the LOC122410071 gene encoding uncharacterized LOC122410071 precursor, which produces MHTAAQIFIITILCLAFGVLLFLQSLSSINTKKNNVEFPGSQQEIVKRDCDEEMVYSVDDMQCDKICKGPNLFRVKNGACVNSLAIDIEHPLNVCDPKKGVLAYLLGDPQFGTAKSTCLSIDMGIQPDDGRNNIMCLNGTIKIDYTKKFPQLEDCHCRSGDKLIIIPSTSTIRAHGICVAKALSNLYEFNELVYKKF
- the LOC122410072 gene encoding uncharacterized LOC122410072 — encoded protein: MFVKFANTDGLVMDAEEPYTDTEIPLELGTCIFLPDGLVFVDRHPGDTATRLYTQGIIDCIRFAQQIYKAEEGCQIHLPRMHSSLLAEAEVQQQLYKLAKKVNILVI
- the LOC122410064 gene encoding uncharacterized LOC122410064; translated protein: MNDGNAASSQLPIKFDGEKQQHRLEMQSNKTPQQQNFKSGMKNNGEKCENEEVEENELEGDYSESSEDHEDGQCDENIVSGCGGVGASGENDCSEMEVGRGVGTSNNSSIQVDMTSSKAPKRKNVSNVCNVIMNLLEFMQLVFYITLKMTFDRKVVSAAAVTEFIDAMNVSEFEPNAAVSVLSTTQPQLRGKGVKQVKLNDSSASSPLNRICVPTVLEETQFFETVNQQDRRTVFLTVISCLLPALEDAGIGLGFQREYLKYFLATHRRFVTPNDFSNTNALKKPNRKQKQTHLPNGAILLEYVKQPDLFASNLSRCDQSDVEALKFIVEKRIEISRAIFHSWFRKRFADAKYVNDETDEKREGYICIPVTNLKRTAVLITNTVMLMHDGTQFSLPHASFERDITARMIATAGLLRGEYMILDVLISNKIKVIDLMESTKSDCVIPQEYVARMKLVQDMLKNIKTVVPTMERYEGSYIQKAQCGINVTNYVYYRPYLTVAIVGLYDKTVWLAFKNDAGDLEVKLSTNIAGPVAVIIGTERLCHSPPSTEENTKILLNGKLVRVLELPTSINVRLFRRVIKVELKDGLKDGSKLGSISYNEVSSTHEFKAPVASKETVSEDMLKQFVNNPNNLNSVLEVIIKSPQYNSILRKLQANIVHLEIPLSYS